A genomic window from Triticum urartu cultivar G1812 chromosome 7, Tu2.1, whole genome shotgun sequence includes:
- the LOC125521910 gene encoding very-long-chain aldehyde decarbonylase GL1-3-like codes for MGAPLSSWPWAGLGAYKYVLYGPLVAQVAQAWREQGGAPTDSWCLHLLLLLALRSLTHQLWFSYANMLFFTRRRRVVPDGVDFRQIDAEWDWDNMVIMQTLLGAMAISSPVFPAVSELRAWDPRGWAVALLLHVAVSEPGFRWAHRALHRAPLFSQYHSKHHSSPVTQPLTSAYGTPLESLVLTLAMAAPLAGAFMAGAGSVSLVYGHVLAFDYLRCMGYSNVEVISHRAFRAFPLLRYLIYTPTYLSLHHQEKDSNFCLFMPLFDLLGGTVHPRSWELQKEVDQGKNDRVPDFVFLAHVVDVVSSMHVPFAFRACSSQPWTTRLVLLPLWPVAFCLMVLQVLCSKTFTVSFYCLRGALHQTWTIPRYSFQYFIPPMKDGINRQIELAILRADRMGVKVLSLAALNKNEALNGGGTLFVDRHPDLRVRVVHGNTLTAAVILHEIPGSVKEVFLTGATSKLGRAIALYLCRKKIRVLMLTLSSERFLKIQREAPAEFQQYLVQVTKYHAAKTVKTWLVGKWLSPREQRWAPAGTHFHQFVVPPVIEFRRDCTYGKLAAMRLPKDVQGLGSCEYTMERGVVHACHAGGVVHCLEGWEHHEVGAIDVDRIDVVWKAALRHGLSPP; via the exons ATGGGCGCTCCTCTGTCCTCCTGGCCGTGGGCGGGCCTAGGCGCATACAAG TACGTGCTGTACGGGCCGCTGGTGGCGCAGGTGGCGCAGGCGTGGCGGGAGCAGGGCGGCGCGCCGACGGACTCGTGGTGCCTCCACCTGCTCCTGCTGCTGGCGCTCCGGTCGCTGACGCACCAGCTCTGGTTCTCCTACGCCAACATGCTCTTcttcacccgccgccgccgcgtcgtCCCGGACGGCGTCGACTTCCGGCAGATCGACGCCGAGTGGGACTG GGATAACATGGTGATCATGCAGACGCTGCTGGGGGCCATGGCGATCAGCAGCCCGGTGTTCCCGGCGGTGAGCGAGCTCCGGGCCTGGGACCCGCGGGGGTGGGCGGTGGCGCTGCTGCTGCACGTCGCCGTCTCGGAGCCCGGGTTCCGGTGGGCCCACCGGGCGCTCCACCGGGCCCCGCTCTTCAGCCAGTACCACTCCAAGCACCACTCGTCGCCGGTCACCCAGCCCCTCACCT CCGCGTACGGCACGCCGCTGGAGAGCCTGGTCCTGACGCTGGCCATGGCGGCGCCGCTCGCCGGCGCGTTCATGGCCGGCGCCGGGTCCGTGAGCCTCGTCTACGGCCACGTCTTGGCCTTCGACTACCTCCGCTGCATGGGGTACAGCAACGTGGAGGTCATCTCCCACAGGGCCTTCCGGGCCTTCCCCCTCCTCCGCTACCTCATCTACACCCCAAC GTACCTGAGCCTGcaccaccaggagaaggactccaACTTCTGCCTCTTCATGCCGCTCTTCGACCTCCTCGGCGGCACCGTGCACCCCAGGTCCTGGGAGCTCCAGAAGGAGGTCGACCAAG GGAAGAACGACCGGGTGCCGGACTTCGTGTTCCTGGCGCACGTGGTGGACGTGGTGTCCTCCATGCACGTGCCGTTCGCGTTCCGGGCGTGCAGCTCGCAGCCGTGGACGACGCGGCTCGTGCTGCTCCCGCTCTGGCCCGTCGCCTTCTGCCTCATGGTGCTCCAGGTGCTCTGCTCCAAGACCTTCACCGTCAGCTTCTACTGCCTCCGCGGCGCGCTCCACCAGACCTGGACCATCCCGCGCTACAGCTTCCAGTACTTCATCCCGCCCATGAAGGACGGCATCAACCGCCAGATCGAGCTCGCCATCCTCAGGGCGGACCGGATGGGCGTCAAGGTGCTCAGCCTCGCCGCGCTCAACAAGAACGAGGCGCTCAACGGCGGCGGCACGCTCTTCGTCGACCGCCACCCCGACCTCAGGGTCCGGGTCGTGCACGGCAACACGCTCACCGCCGCCGTGATACTCCACGAGATCCCGGGGAGTGTCAAGGAGGTGTTCCTCACCGGCGCCACCTCCAAGCTCGGCCGGGCCATCGCGCTCTACCTCTGCCGGAAGAAGATCAGAGTCCTG ATGCTGACGCTGTCGTCGGAGCGGTTCCTGAAGATCCAGAGGGAGGCGCCGGCGGAGTTCCAGCAGTACCTGGTGCAGGTCACCAAGTACCACGCCGCCAAGACCGTCAAGACGTGGCTGGTGGGCAAGTGGCTGTCGCCGAGGGAGCAGCGGTGGGCGCCGGCGGGCACGCACTTCCACCAGTTCGTGGTGCCGCCGGTGATCGAGTTCCGCCGGGACTGCACCTACGGCAAGCTGGCGGCCATGCGGCTGCCCAAGGACGTGCAGGGGCTCGGGTCGTGCGAGTACACGATGGAGCGCGGGGTGGTGCACGCGTGCCACGCCGGCGGGGTGGTGCACTGCCTGGAGGGGTGGGAGCACCACGAGGTGGGCGCCATCGACGTCGACCGGATCGACGTCGTCTGGAAGGCGGCGCTCAGGCACGGCCTCTCGCCGCCGTGA
- the LOC125522427 gene encoding 40S ribosomal protein S27 has protein sequence MVLQNDIDLLNPPAELEKLKHKKKRLVQSPNSFFMDVKCQGCFNITTVFSHSQTVVVCPGCQTVLCQPTGGKARLTEGCSFRRKGD, from the exons ATG GTGCTCCAGAACGACATCGACCTGCTCAACCCGCCGGCGGAGCTCGAGAAGCTCAAGCACAAGAAGAAGCGCCTCGTGCAGTCCCCCAACTCCTTCTTCATG GACGTCAAGTGCCAGGGCTGCTTCAACAT CACTACTGTGTTCAGCCACTCCCAGACTGTGGTGGTGTGCCCTGGCTGCCAAACAGTGCTCTGCCAGCCAACGGGCGGCAAGGCCAGGCTAACCGAAGGTTGCTCCTTCCGCCGCAAGGGCGACTAA